The region ATCACCGGCCATCCCCGGGAAGCGGCCTCGGCATGCAGAGTGCTGTCCGGATCCACTGCTACCGGGTTGTGGACCAGTTCCAAGAGGGGCAGGTCGGTATGGGAGTCGGAATAGAAGAAGCTGCCGTCCAGGGAGTGTCCAGTCGACCGCAGCCAGTCGTTGAGCTTGAGGACCTTGTTCGGGCCAAAGCAGGGTATTCCCTTGATTCTGCCGGTCAGGCGGCCGCCTTCTGTCTCCAGGTCAGTGGCCAGCAGATGCTCGACTCCCAGGAGGCGGGCGATAGGTTCGGTGATCAGCCGGGTTGTGGAGGTGATGATGACCAGGATATGGCCCCAACCGCGGTGCTCGGCCAGAAGGGACTCAGCTTTGGGCAGGCGCATGGGCTGTATGCTGTCCCGGATGAACTCCCGGCGCAGCTCGTTCAGTTCGCTCAGGTCAAAGCTGAGCAGAGGCTGAACCATGAACTCTATGTATTCGCGGACGTCCAGATTCCCAGCTAGATACTCCCGGTAGAAGCGGTCGTTTCCTTCCTTATATGCGCGGTCCACAATGCCTTTGCGGGCCAGAAACTCCCCCCAGGCGTGATCCGAGTCCCCGTTCAGCAGGGTGCTGTCCAGATCAAATACGGCCAGGGTCATGGATCCGCTCTTCCTTGGTCTGTTCATTGCGGGTCAGATGCCCCAGGAACTCGTCCAGCACCGCGTACATCTCGTGCACGCTGCTGATGACCACATGTTCGTTTTCCGAGTGCTGGCTCATTTCGCCTTCCGCACCCCAGACGATCCCGGGAATATTGTGCTCTGAGAGGTGCCGTGCATCGCTGGCCCCATGCTCGAATCCGAATTGGAGCTCAGGACGGAGCTCCCGGAGCATGGTGATATACGGCGAATCTCCGCTGTGAAACAGTGGCTCGTTCATCTCGATTTCCAGGGTGCCCCGAACCGCCTGCCGGATGGATGCAATCAGCTCATCCGGATCGTCGTTTTCGGTATACCGGATATCGAAGACCCCTTCAGCCGTCTCCGGAACCTGGTTGTGCGAGGTCCCGGCCCGAAGGGTGCCGAAGTTCAAGGTCCGGTGCCAGTGGTCATCGGTCTGCTGACTGAAAAAGCTCCGGATGGTCTGATAATCGTCGATCAGTGCATCGATGGCGTTGATCCCCAGCCAGGGTCTGGCCCCGTGGGCGGTTTTCCCCCTGGAGGTGAGCTTGAGCTTGATTACCCCCTTTTCCTTGACCACGACCTTGTCCGGACTTCCCCCGTCCAGGGCAATGCAGAAATCAGTTGTACAATGCTGCAGGGCGTGCTTGGCGCCGTTGCATCCCCCGGCCTCCTCATCACCGGTAATCAGGAGGCCAAAGGGCAGGGAGTCTTGGTCCAGACCTTTTTGGCGGGCCTGCTCCAGGTGAGAGATGTACAAAATGACCGACAAGGCCACTGCGTACTTGTCGTCAATGCTTCCCCGGCCGAAGAGCCTGCCGTTTTCCTCATAGGGGAAAAAGAGCTCGTCCGGCCCGTTCACGACGTCGATGTGGGTCATCAAGGTAACCGGGACGTTTCCGGAATGAGGGGCAACCAGAAGGGAAGGGACATAGTTGTGGTCTATGCGCTGGAAATAGACCTGATGTTCGGCCAGGTGCTCCTGAATGAAGTCCATGCATCTGTGGATCTCTTCCGGGTGGGCG is a window of Desulfovermiculus halophilus DSM 18834 DNA encoding:
- a CDS encoding HAD family hydrolase; this translates as MTLAVFDLDSTLLNGDSDHAWGEFLARKGIVDRAYKEGNDRFYREYLAGNLDVREYIEFMVQPLLSFDLSELNELRREFIRDSIQPMRLPKAESLLAEHRGWGHILVIITSTTRLITEPIARLLGVEHLLATDLETEGGRLTGRIKGIPCFGPNKVLKLNDWLRSTGHSLDGSFFYSDSHTDLPLLELVHNPVAVDPDSTLHAEAASRGWPVISLR
- a CDS encoding M20 family metallopeptidase is translated as MTDDVISLTKELIRFKSMHAHPEEIHRCMDFIQEHLAEHQVYFQRIDHNYVPSLLVAPHSGNVPVTLMTHIDVVNGPDELFFPYEENGRLFGRGSIDDKYAVALSVILYISHLEQARQKGLDQDSLPFGLLITGDEEAGGCNGAKHALQHCTTDFCIALDGGSPDKVVVKEKGVIKLKLTSRGKTAHGARPWLGINAIDALIDDYQTIRSFFSQQTDDHWHRTLNFGTLRAGTSHNQVPETAEGVFDIRYTENDDPDELIASIRQAVRGTLEIEMNEPLFHSGDSPYITMLRELRPELQFGFEHGASDARHLSEHNIPGIVWGAEGEMSQHSENEHVVISSVHEMYAVLDEFLGHLTRNEQTKEERIHDPGRI